In the Desulfonauticus submarinus genome, CAAAACAAATACGATATTGTTCGTTTATTCTAATGCTGTACTGTCCTCTTCTATTTCCTCTTAAGGCTTCTAGCTTGTTACCAGGAGGAATCAACAAATCTTCTATTGTTGCTACCGAATCAAGTTGATCTAATTTTCTTCTTGCTATTTTCCAAAGCTGTTCAGGACAAATTTTTCTAGCCTTTTTAGTGTCTTTTCCATTAAAAATATCTTCTGTGCCAATATTTTTAAACGACAATATCATATAAACTCAATATCACGGAATCCATGCTATTTCAAGTCTAGCTTCTGGTCATCCTTTGGCAGGCAATAAACAAACAAATACGAAAATCTTATATTTTTTCAGCTAAGTTGCGTACCATGGCTGATATTAAAATATCTCCTTAGTACGAGATGTTCTAAAAACGGTTGTGGGAAAGGGAAAGAAAAATATTTTTCTTTCCCTTTCCCACGAACTAGCAGCTATAAAATTACTTACTCTAAACAATGATCTATCAGATTACACTACTGTTTCTCTCTTTTACACATTAAATAGCTTCTTTTCCTTGTTCTCCAGTCCTAATACGAATGACTTCATCTACTGGTAAAATAAATATCTTCCCATCTCCCACTTTTCCTGTTCTAGCTATTTCTTGAGTAGTTTTTACTACTTCTTTCACTAAAGATTCATCCACTACTATTTCTATTTTCACCTTGGGCATAAAATCAACTTGATATTCTGCTCCTCTATAAACCTCTTTATGTCCCTTCTGCCTACCAAATCCTTTCACCTCACTTACTGTCATTCCCTTAACTCCTACTTGAGTCAAAGCTTCTTTAATTTCATCTAACTTATAGGGTCTAGTAATAATTTCTATTTTTTTCATTTTCCCTCCTTAATTGTTATAATCTACTCATATGCTCGTTCACTATGCTCACTAATGTCAAGGCCCATAACTTCTTGCTCTTCTCCTAATCTCATTGGCATGATAGCATCTATAACTTTAAATAATATCCAACTTATTCCAAAAGCATAAAGACCTACTGCTAAAACAGCCAAACATTGGGTTCCTAGTAATGAAGCATTACCATACAATAACCCATTTGCTCCACTGGGATTTATTTTTGTAGTAGCAAAAATTCCAACACACAAAGTCCCAATAAGACCACCTAAACCGTGAATACCCACAACATCTAAGCTATCATCATATCCAAATTTAGACTTAGCTAAAACTCCTAAATAGCAAATCGCTCCAGCTAAAATCCCAATTAAAATAGCACTATTCGGGCTAACAAAACCTGCACCTGGAGTAATAGTGGCTAAACCTGCAATTGCTCCTGAAGCAGCCCCCAATGTGGTGGGTTTTCCTGTATGTAACCACTCAATCAATATCCACATAGCCATACCTGCCATTCCTCCCAAATGAGTAGCTACAAAAGCACTAGCAGCTACTCCATTGGCAGCCAAAGCACTTCCAGCATTAAATCCAAACCATCCAAACCAAAGCAAACCTGTACCTAAAAGGGTCATAGGAAGGTTATGAGGAATAAAATTCTCTTTACCAAATCCTTTTCTAGGACCAAGCACCATCACCGCAGCTAAAGCAGCAGCCCCACAAGTAAGATGAACTACAAGCCCTCCTGCAAAGTCAAGAACTCCTTTAGCCTTTAACCATCCACCTGCTCCCCAAACCCAATGACAAACAGGATTGTAAACCAAAATAGCCCAAAGTAAACTAAAAATAAGAAATGGAGCAAAACGAACTCTTTCAGCAAAAGCACCAGTAATAAGAGCAGGAGTGATAATAGCAAACATACATTGATAAATCATAAATACTATCTGAGGGATTGTACTTGCATAATCTGGACTTGGAGACAATCCTACTCCTTTTAATCCAAACCAGGCCAAAGAACCTACAATCCCTTTAATATCTGGGCCAAAAGACATACTATATCCTAAATAAACCCATTCAAAACTAATTAAGGCAATAAGGATAAAACTCTGTAAAATCGTACCCAAAACATTCTTTTTTCTAACCATTCCACCATAAAACAAAGCCAATCCAGGGGTCATTAATAACACTAACCCAGCAGAAATTAAAATAAAGGCAGTGTCTGCACTGTTCATAGTTCCTCCTTAATTTTTTTAATTTCAATTGATTATCTTTAATCAATTCTTCCTACAACAAATATGCCTATTCTTATTTATTTGAAAAAATTATTTAATTACAATCAGTTATAATTAAAATTTTCTCTGAAAAATGTTGTTATTTGAATCTAAAAACTTACAATTTTGTAAATTTTAAATATTTTTTTACAAAATTGTAAAATTTAATAGCTTGCCCCTTTGCCAGAAAAAAAATACAGAGATTGAATTATGTTTAGAATTTACTATTATTTTTCTTCAGCAGGGCCATTAGGTTTTTCGCCCATTGCTCCAGGCACTGTAGGTTCTTTATTAAGTATTTTTTTTCTCTTTTTATTCCCAAACTTAACAATGGGCATTAAGCTTATAATATCGACCATTATTTTTGTATTAGGAGCAAAGGCAGCCTCAGAAGTAGAAAAAAAATTAAAAAAGCAAGACCCTTCTTTAGTGGTAATTGATGAAATTGGAGGACAATTATTAACTTTTCTTTTTATAACTAAACTAAACATATTAACTCTAGCAGAAGGATTTTTCATTTTTAGAGCCTTAGATATTTTAAAACCATGGCCAATTTCTTGGGCAGAGAAGCTCCCTGCTGGCATAGGTATTATGGCTGATGATTATGTAGCAGGACTTATAGGAAGCATTATTTTATTTGGTATGTATAATTTACTTTAAATGACTACTATATATTTTTTATCTATAATATTTGGTGCAGGATTTGTGCAAGGACTCACAGGCTTTGGTTCTGTGCTTATTTCTCTTCCTCTTCTTTCCTTTTTTTATCCTTTAAAAACCTTAATCCCTTTAATAAGTTTATTTGCTCTTATAATAAATTCAATGCTAATGTGGGATTTACGCAAAGTATTTTCCTTAAAAACAATCTTACCTCTATTTATACCTACATTAATAGGCTTACCTATTGGGGTATATCTTTTAAAAAATATCTCATCTTTTTATTTAGAGCTATCTCTTGGCATAATTTTATTTACTTATGCCCTCTATGGACTATTTATTAAACTTCCTCAAGTTAATTTACCTTCTTGGTGTAGTTGTATAGCAGGATTTTTAGCTGGGATATTAGGTGGAAGTCTAGGAACAAATGGACCACCTATTATAGTTTATACATCTCTTTTACCTCTAGATAAATCTAAATTAAAATTTGCTCTAACCGGATACTTTTTTTTTGCTGGATTGGGAATAAGTTCAATACATGCCTATTTTGGACTAATTACAAAAGA is a window encoding:
- a CDS encoding P-II family nitrogen regulator — protein: MKKIEIITRPYKLDEIKEALTQVGVKGMTVSEVKGFGRQKGHKEVYRGAEYQVDFMPKVKIEIVVDESLVKEVVKTTQEIARTGKVGDGKIFILPVDEVIRIRTGEQGKEAI
- a CDS encoding type II toxin-antitoxin system RelE/ParE family toxin, which translates into the protein MILSFKNIGTEDIFNGKDTKKARKICPEQLWKIARRKLDQLDSVATIEDLLIPPGNKLEALRGNRRGQYSIRINEQYRICFVWEDKGPSEVEIIDYHKG
- a CDS encoding phosphatidylglycerophosphatase A family protein gives rise to the protein MFRIYYYFSSAGPLGFSPIAPGTVGSLLSIFFLFLFPNLTMGIKLIISTIIFVLGAKAASEVEKKLKKQDPSLVVIDEIGGQLLTFLFITKLNILTLAEGFFIFRALDILKPWPISWAEKLPAGIGIMADDYVAGLIGSIILFGMYNLL
- a CDS encoding ammonium transporter, encoding MNSADTAFILISAGLVLLMTPGLALFYGGMVRKKNVLGTILQSFILIALISFEWVYLGYSMSFGPDIKGIVGSLAWFGLKGVGLSPSPDYASTIPQIVFMIYQCMFAIITPALITGAFAERVRFAPFLIFSLLWAILVYNPVCHWVWGAGGWLKAKGVLDFAGGLVVHLTCGAAALAAVMVLGPRKGFGKENFIPHNLPMTLLGTGLLWFGWFGFNAGSALAANGVAASAFVATHLGGMAGMAMWILIEWLHTGKPTTLGAASGAIAGLATITPGAGFVSPNSAILIGILAGAICYLGVLAKSKFGYDDSLDVVGIHGLGGLIGTLCVGIFATTKINPSGANGLLYGNASLLGTQCLAVLAVGLYAFGISWILFKVIDAIMPMRLGEEQEVMGLDISEHSERAYE
- a CDS encoding sulfite exporter TauE/SafE family protein, which codes for MTTIYFLSIIFGAGFVQGLTGFGSVLISLPLLSFFYPLKTLIPLISLFALIINSMLMWDLRKVFSLKTILPLFIPTLIGLPIGVYLLKNISSFYLELSLGIILFTYALYGLFIKLPQVNLPSWCSCIAGFLAGILGGSLGTNGPPIIVYTSLLPLDKSKLKFALTGYFFFAGLGISSIHAYFGLITKDVIKLFSIGIIPLILGVISGIYFYKRLSTKKYKQLVFVLLLIISIVFNYKGIKYILFK